Proteins found in one Xenopus laevis strain J_2021 chromosome 1L, Xenopus_laevis_v10.1, whole genome shotgun sequence genomic segment:
- the LOC121393159 gene encoding protein ALP1-like, which produces MLMWSELRRLVMPVPDENAWLRIAEDFQQKTNFPNCLGALDGKHIRVTMPIKSGSKYFNYKKYFSIVLMAVVDANYCFTLIDVGAYGSTGDASAFRNSSFGRRLSEGALQLPPPKPLPGTAGPCMPYVFVGDEAFGLTENIMRPYPGSQRAIQKRVFNYRLSRARRMVECAFGILSNKWRVFHTAIQLEPDFVDNVIKAGCVLHNFVRLRDGYNYQDTLTDDIPDIDWAPVRGPTGGMRVRDQLANYFMSPDGSVPWQLNRM; this is translated from the coding sequence ATGCTTATGTGGTCTGAGCTGAGAAGACTTGTGATGCCAGTCCCAGATGAAAATGCATGGCTGCGCATTGCAGAAGACTTCCAACAAAAAACCAATTTTCCGAATTGTTTGGGGGCCTTGGATGGAAAACACATTCGAGTTACTATGCCAATCAAAAGTGgttcaaaatactttaattataaaaaatacttttccatTGTTCTTATGGCTGTCGTTGACGCAAATTATTGCTTTACACTCATTGATGTTGGAGCCTATGGAAGCACTGGCGATGCTAGTGCTTTCAGGAATTCTTCATTCGGACGCCGACTCTCAGAAGGGGCACTTCAACTACCTCCTCCGAAACCATTGCCTGGGACTGCTGGACCTTGTATGCCTTATGTCTTTGTGGGTGATGAGGCATTTGGCCTTACGGAAAATATAATGCGGCCATACCCAGGGTCACAAAGGGCCATTCAGAAAAGAGTTTTCAATTACAGATTATCAAGAGCAAGGCGTATGGTGGAATGTGCTTTTGGTATTCTGTCCAACAAATGGCGGGTATTCCATACTGCTATACAACTGGAACCTGATTTTGtggacaatgtaataaaagccggTTGTGTTTTACATAACTTTGTGCGGCTTCGGGATGGCTACAATTACCAAGACACCCTAACAGATGATATACCAGACATTGATTGGGCCCCTGTTAGAGGTCCTACAGGAGGAATGAGGGTGCGAGATCAGTTGGCAAATTACTTTATGTCTCCTGATGGCTCAGTACCGTGGCAGTTAAACCGCATGTAG